TTTCCCCGATATAAAAGGAACATCAAAAGATTTTGACATATCATAACAGGCATTTGCCGCCCGTACCAAACTTCCTAAAATCTCCGGCTCGTCAGGATTCCCCCAGCAAAAATTATCCAGCAACGACATTTTTTCAATATCGGCTCCGACGGCAACCGCATTTCTCAAAGCCTCTTCTATTGCAGACGCCGCCATTTTATAAGTATTTATTTTTCCATACAGCGGATTCAAACCGTTAGATAAAACAATACCTTTCTTTGTACCTCTGACAACAGCGTAGGGAAAAATAACAGCTGCATCACCCGGTCCTGACACTTCAACACTATTTCCTTGCAGCGGCTTTATAACAGTCTGCCCTTGCACTTCATGGTCGTACTGTCTTACAATCCATTCTTTAGAACAGACATTCAAATCTGAAAGCAAAGCTTTCAAAGTTTCTGAAATTTCAGAAGAACTCATCTCAACAGGCTTTTGTATTTTTTCTTCTTTTATTTTATAAAGCGCAGGTCTTATAGGTCTGGGAACTCCGTTATGCAGAAACTCCATATCTATGTTCGTCACGACATCGCCGTCATATATAAGAGTAAGTTTCCCATCAGTTGTAAATTCTCCGATAAAAACAGCCTCGACATTTTCCTTTTCAAATATTTCTACGATTTTATTCTTATTTTCCGGAGGAACCGCAAAAACCATTCTCTCCTGTGCTTCCGAAATCCATATTTCCCATGGACAAAGCCCATCGTATTTTAGCAGCACTTTATCGAGATAAACAATAGTGCCCGTTTTCTCGCCGAGTTCCCCTACAGCGCTGGATAAACCTCCGGCACCGCAGTCGGTAACCGACCTGTAAAGATTTAAATCTCTCGCATTAATTAGAGTATCCAAAACCTTTTTCTCAATTATAGGATTGCCTATCTGAACAGCGCTTACGTCAGACTCCTGATCAAGCTGCACAGAAGAAAACGTCGCTCCGTGTATTCCATCTCTGCCCGTTCTTCCTCCAACAACTAAAATCAAGTCGCCGGAATTGACCTTTTTTTCTATTTTATCTTTCGGTATTATTCCCATAGTTCCGCAGTAAACAAGAGGATTTGTCATATAGCCATCGTCAAAACAGACCGTTCCGTTTACGGTAGGAATACCCATTCTATTCCCATAATCCCTGACACCTGACACAACGCCTTTGGCTATTCTTTTAGGATGATGCATTCCTTCTGGCACTTTTGAAGATTCCGTATTCGGATCTCCAAAACAAAATACATCGGTATTAGCCAAAGGTTTCGCCCCAAGACCAACTCCCAAAATATCCCTTATAACACCGCCGATACCCGTCGCAGAACCGCCGTACGGCTCAAGAGCTGACGGATGATTATGCGTCTCAACTTTAAAAGCAACACCGTTTTCAGAATCGAACTCAATAACTCCGGCATTGTCTTTGAAAACAGACAGACACCACTTTTTACTTAATTCAACCGCGGCCTTAAAAATAGTTTCTTTGAGAAGATTATTGTATACTCTTCTTGTTTTCTTACCGTCTTTCTCTTCGGTATATTCTATTATTCCCGTCAGCGTTTTATGCTTGCAGTGCTCACTCCAAGTCTGAGCTACCGTTTCAATTTCAACATCGGTAGGATTTCTTTTAAGTCTTTTAAAATAACTTTGAACCGTTTTCATTTCCTCAAGCGATAGCGAAAGAACATTTTTTCTGCTCAACTCGATCAGCTGTTTATCGGAAAGATTTAAGATTTCAATAATTTTACAATCAGTTGTATATTTCATTTATTGCGCAACATACTCCTGTACCAATGTATTTGCCAACAATTTCGTTGCTATATAATTTAAAACTGTCTGTGAAACTTTACCGTAAAGATAATATTTATGTCCCGTTTTAACTTTAATTTCCTTTTCAATTCCCAAATCTTTTACAGCTTTTATTACGCTTTCGGAAACCGTATCAGTAACGCCTTTTTTGTACCAAACCTCTATGACAAAAAAAGCGGAGTGCGGACAGATCGCGGAATCGGCGCAAGTCGCCGTTTTTGAGCCATCTATGTCAGCGTAGGATTCAGTCTTTAGGGACTCCCCAACGCTCCGCTCTTCATAACGGCAGATATAAGTCTCGGTTATTTTATCACTCAATAACTCCAAAGCTATTGTTCCGGCTTCTATAGACGTTATCCCGCCATCGATGACATACAGCGAAGAATATTCAACTTCTGTTATACCTTCAATGCCGATACCAGAAATGTCGGATAAGACATGTTCTCCGTGTGAATTTTTAAAACCCTTTTTCGTACGAATCTCTATCTCAAACATCAGAAATTCACCCCTGTCAGCTTCTCATATACGCTGATATATTTCTCCATAGTTTTTTCAACAACGTCTTTAGGAAGTTCAGGAGCCGGTGACGATTTATCCCATTTTATGCGTTCAAGATAATCTCTTACATACTGCTTATCTAAACTGTCCTGCGATTTTCCTTCTTCATATTTGCCAGTCTCCCAAAACCTCGACGAATCGGGAGTAAAAATTTCATCTATAAGTATAAGCTGATTGTCGTAAAAACCGAATTCCAGTTTTGTATCCGCAAGTATTATGCCGTTCAAAAAAGAATAGTCGCTTACCTTTTTATATAATTCAAGCGAAATTCTTCGCAAACTTTCAGCAGTATCTTTTCCCACTCTTTCTACCATCTCTTCAAAAGAAATGTTTTCGTCATGCTTCCCGCCCTCCTCTTTGCTTGACGGAGTAAAAACAGACTCCGGCAGTTTTGAAGATTCTTTAAGCCCGACAGGAAGCTTTATGCCACATACGGTTTGAGACTTCTGATATTCTTTCCAGCCCGACCCCGCAAGGTACCCCCTGACAATGCATTCTATATCAACTCTCTTTGCTTTTTTCACTATCATTGACCTGTCGCGCAAATACTCGTACTGTTTAAGCGACAGTGGAAAACTTTCAAAATTTCCGGTAATGATGTGATTTGGAACTATCCCTTGAATAAAATCAAACCAAAACATTGAAAGTTTGTGAAGGACTCTGCCTTTATCCGGAATTATTGTTGGAATAACATAATCAAAAGCCGAAATTCTATCGGAAGCAACAATTAAATAGCTCTTCCCCAAATTATAAACATCTCTAACCTTGCCTTTATGTACTAAGGGAAGACTTATGCTATCTTCTTTATTGCTCATTTTTTAATTTTCCTTTTCTTTTTAAATATTCCATAGAAAAACTAGATTTACTAATTCTGCAATTTTGGAATATTTACGCTTATGCATTTTTCTTCTTTATTTTTAATATATTCAAATTCTTTCATTGTCTGTTTTAATGTACTGCCCGTTTTCTCAATTAAGATATTTTCATCTTCACCTATCTACCTTTTATTTTATCATTTTTTTATCTGCTTTGCTGTCAGAACAAGCGTAATATAAGAAGTTTAGTCTGTTAAACTTTAACGACTGTGTAGCCTATATCGTCGTCTATGAACCTCTTAAACGACTTCAGACCCCGCACCTTCTCGTCCCGCACGGGAATGATTACGTCTATGAGCATCCTGATGTGCAGCAGGAAACTACGTTTATTATTCTGTGCCCAAAATGCCGCCTCCTTTTTTGATTTTTTTTTGGGGGGGGCGGCCGAGGTGCGTGCGCCCCCTGTGTTTTTATTGCCTGCCAGCAATATCCGCTTTAAGCGTATTAATGCTTTTTCAAGATTGGCAACATTTACCATCATTAGACATCCTCTTCTAATTTTGTACTCTTTGGGTCTATTTTTATAGACTCTAAATCGTGCTTATACACGTCCAAAGTATCCCAGTAGACTCTTTTTGGCACCACAAGGCTTGCTAAAGATAGTTATTAAAGATCTAGTAAGCGAGTCAAAGGTTACTTCTTGACAACCATCATATTATATCTTTCTCGTTTGCGGTCTTGTAGATACCAAATGCGTGCCCGATTGCGGCACCTTTCAACTTATTATATTCGGATACAAGGTCGGACTCTTTTCTGTGTGCTTCTAGATAATCTTCGTAGGCGTCCTCCCTGTTAAACTTCCAGTCCTTTGTGTTTGGGAGTGATCGATAAGTATCCAATCATTCTTTAGTCACTGCACGTGCCTTTTCGAGTTCGGCTCTCTTCAGTTTTATCTCTTCTCTGCGCTTCTTTCTAGCCTCTCCTTGATCTGTGGTCATTTTGTCCCCTCTCAACGTTTTTACAAATACGCTATCACCCTTTTCTGATGCGACTTCAGGTGTTTTAAAAGTGTGTGGGTGACCCTTACGGATGACTCGACAGAGTTAATCATAGCTATCATACAGTCAAAGTATGGTTGATGCTTCTTAATCGAGATTTGAATCGCAGTTTCAAGCTCGCCTAAGATATTGTCTACATTTTGCAGAATCTTTATTATTTCTTCCCATAAGCCAAAATCAGGGTACAGTCCTTGTTCTTTCATTTTGTTTACAATTTTAGAGAATTCATAGCCAAACACACCTGCAAACGCTTCTTCGTTAGTCATCGTTTCCTCCTGCTATTTAGTTTCCAAATATCAAACATCTTTACCATTTTCTCTGCATCCTTTGCCAGAGTATCAAATTATATCTTTTGTAAATAGTCTTGAGGGTTGAACTTTTCTATTCCGTGAGTGATTGTTGTGTTTGTCATATTTTTACCAGTCTTAACCTGCATTGCACTAGCCGCAGCCCGTATTGCACATCCGATCCCCATAAGTGTTTCCTTTTTACAGTTGCAACTAGTCAGAGTTGATACAATCAATAGCTGCAATTAACTTTTTCATTTCACTGGCTTCAATTTATTCGATATTTATTTTAAATTTCTGAAAATCCTCTCGGCTTTAGCCTTTCTATATAGTCTCTTAGCTTTTAAATATAATAATTACTCCTTAATTTATTTATCCGCAAAAACA
This genomic interval from Candidatus Endomicrobiellum trichonymphae contains the following:
- the purL gene encoding phosphoribosylformylglycinamidine synthase subunit PurL yields the protein MKYTTDCKIIEILNLSDKQLIELSRKNVLSLSLEEMKTVQSYFKRLKRNPTDVEIETVAQTWSEHCKHKTLTGIIEYTEEKDGKKTRRVYNNLLKETIFKAAVELSKKWCLSVFKDNAGVIEFDSENGVAFKVETHNHPSALEPYGGSATGIGGVIRDILGVGLGAKPLANTDVFCFGDPNTESSKVPEGMHHPKRIAKGVVSGVRDYGNRMGIPTVNGTVCFDDGYMTNPLVYCGTMGIIPKDKIEKKVNSGDLILVVGGRTGRDGIHGATFSSVQLDQESDVSAVQIGNPIIEKKVLDTLINARDLNLYRSVTDCGAGGLSSAVGELGEKTGTIVYLDKVLLKYDGLCPWEIWISEAQERMVFAVPPENKNKIVEIFEKENVEAVFIGEFTTDGKLTLIYDGDVVTNIDMEFLHNGVPRPIRPALYKIKEEKIQKPVEMSSSEISETLKALLSDLNVCSKEWIVRQYDHEVQGQTVIKPLQGNSVEVSGPGDAAVIFPYAVVRGTKKGIVLSNGLNPLYGKINTYKMAASAIEEALRNAVAVGADIEKMSLLDNFCWGNPDEPEILGSLVRAANACYDMSKSFDVPFISGKDSLHNEYSIGGKKYSIPPALLISAMGVIENVANTFTMPLKSDGDKVFVLGTTRNELGGSVLAKIKNIKDGIVPDVYPEESKDIMKKIYRAANENLIEACHDCSEGGLAVAISEMAFAAGKGVKIDIDAVKTGKIKPQGTELTVAEILFSESNGRFVVEVKPENEARLGEVLEEAVFAEIGCVNSDKKIVFESEKNKIKIQEDSKVLLNYWRSTINW
- a CDS encoding phosphoribosylformylglycinamidine synthase subunit PurS; protein product: MFEIEIRTKKGFKNSHGEHVLSDISGIGIEGITEVEYSSLYVIDGGITSIEAGTIALELLSDKITETYICRYEERSVGESLKTESYADIDGSKTATCADSAICPHSAFFVIEVWYKKGVTDTVSESVIKAVKDLGIEKEIKVKTGHKYYLYGKVSQTVLNYIATKLLANTLVQEYVAQ
- a CDS encoding phosphoribosylaminoimidazolesuccinocarboxamide synthase, which translates into the protein MSNKEDSISLPLVHKGKVRDVYNLGKSYLIVASDRISAFDYVIPTIIPDKGRVLHKLSMFWFDFIQGIVPNHIITGNFESFPLSLKQYEYLRDRSMIVKKAKRVDIECIVRGYLAGSGWKEYQKSQTVCGIKLPVGLKESSKLPESVFTPSSKEEGGKHDENISFEEMVERVGKDTAESLRRISLELYKKVSDYSFLNGIILADTKLEFGFYDNQLILIDEIFTPDSSRFWETGKYEEGKSQDSLDKQYVRDYLERIKWDKSSPAPELPKDVVEKTMEKYISVYEKLTGVNF